The Methanobrevibacter wolinii SH genomic sequence GTGTAGATAGATTATCTTTTTGTCCTGCAACAATACACGGTGGAACTTTAATTGAAAGATTATGGAGAGAAGGTTCTTATCAACCTCCATGGATTTGGTCTGCAGTATATGTAATAAATACTGTAAGAGATTTAGTTTCAATACCTGCACTTATGGACACTGCAGCATTTGGATCTAGAAGAGGACCTTACAATTGTAAAAAATGTAATAAAGAACTAAAACATTTAATAATTGCAAGTAATTTAAATCAAAGTAAAATTGAATATGATTGTGAATGTAAAAATGAATGGTTAGCAGATATCCATTCAAGTAATATGAATCAATCAAAAACAAGAACTAAACATTTACCATTATATTAGATTAGAGGGAAAAATATGAAAAATGAACTTATAAGTATTATATCAATTATTCTTGGAATTATCCTGATTATATTTCCAACATTTAATTACATTAATTCCAATACTGCAATAATTGGATTATCCTTATTATTAATGACAGTTTATTTATTTATAATTGGAATTTCTGAATCAGAATATGATACCTTAAAGAGTATCTTAAATACAGTAATAGGATTTATATTATTAATCATAAGTATTTCAATAATGTTTAACCCAAATTTAATAGCTTCTATTATAGGAATTAAAGAATATATTACTGGAATATTTCTAATTATAATTGGTTTAATTTCACTTATTGGAAATAGAGATAATAAATATGGGTTTTATAGTGGAATTATTGGAATCATATTAGGTTTAATATACATTGTTATTGTAGTAATAAACTTATCAAATCCTATATTACTTGGATTTTTAGTAGGAATATGGTTACTTATCTGTGGAGTTTTAAACTTCTTAAATAGATACTAAATGATAATATTATCTAGTTGATACTATTGTGAATGAAGTTTTAAACTTCTTAAATAGATACAAATATCTCTTCTTTTTTTACATTTTATAAAATATTAAAATTTAAGTTTTCTAAATTATTTATTTAAAAATTAAAAATGTTTATCTTAAATTTAAGGATTCTAAAAAAACTTGTTTAAATTTTCCTAATTTTTTAAAAAAAACTTTTAATTATTTATATTATTAAAAATAGTTTTTCAATAGATAAATTATATTAATTAAATCCAAATTTAACAAAATAAATTTAAGAAAGAGATATTTAAAATATTGTTAAATTTCTTGAAAAAACAGTTTTAATTTAAATTATTTTTTATTAATTGAATTTTTTAAATTTAAATAATCTAAAAATTCTAAAAAATAAGAAAATAATTACTAAGAAAATTTAAATAATCTAAAAATTCTAAAAAATAAGAAAAATAATTACTAAGAAATATTAACATTTAAAATAAATAAAAAAATTTAATATTAATAGAATATTTAAAATAGTAAATGAATAAAGTATTAAAAAAATATAATTAATAATAAATTTTTCTAATAATTAAAAAAATAATAAATAATATATGAAATCTTATAAATTATAAAAAATAATAGAATATAAAATTAGAAATATTTTAAAAACAAGAAGTTTATATTTAATTAAATAATATAATAAGCTTAGAAAATAAAAAAGTTTATATTTACTTAAATAAATCAATAGGAGGATTTATTTATGGAACTAAATGAACTTAAAAAAGCAATTGAAAAACATGATTATAATAAAAATATTAAAGATGGAAATATAATAATAAAATTAAATGAGCCTCATGAAATGTTTCTAAATAATATTAATTTATACAGCAAAATTCAAAAAATAATTTTAAATAAAAATAAAAATAACTATATAATACAATTATATGATAATGAAGATAATTTAAAATTAAATGAAGATTTATCAAAAATAAAAAGTTTAAGAATTTATTTAAACCTTTAATACATATTATAATTATTTTTAAAAAATTTAAAAAAATATACTATTTTTTAATTGAATGAAATTTTTTATTAGATGCATTTGTCATTATAAATTTTTTATTTGGAAACCTATTTCTTAAAAAATTTAAAATTTCCTCAATTTCTTCAGATTTTCTCTTAGAATTCTTATAAGAATTACTTATCCTAGATTTAGCTTTAGATTCAAATTTTTCACCTTCAGTCATAGATAAAATTTCAAATAATTGACTTTCTAAATCAAAAGATTTAGCAATTTCAACAGTTTCCATTAATAATGCAGAGACTCCTTTTGTATATATACTTCTTAATGTTTTTAAAGTTGAAACATCACCTGGAATTTTACTTACAACCATAACATTTAAACCATAATTATTTAATATTGCAAGATCTTCAGCTTTTGAACCAGATAATAAAATTAATGGAGGATTATTTGAAACTTTACCAATTATTGCTCCATCAACAAAGGAATTTCTTAAATCTTTCTCAATATTTTTTGAAAAGAATTTATGTTTTGAATCTTCTTCAATTATAGCTTGTTCTTTTTCAAACAAATTTGCTATTTTAATTGTTGTATCTGGAGAAACATTATTTAAATCTATATAAATATTATCATCTATGAAATCAGCATATTTTTCTGCAACTTTAAATGCATTAAATGGAGAATTTGCAGAAATAATAATATCTGAACCTTTTATTAATGTTTCATAAGAATCTAAAATTTGAACATTAGATTTAATTGCTAATTCTTGAGTTTTATTACTTCTTCCTTTAACAACTGTAACTGTTTTTACACCATTTTTTGATAATATATTTGATAGTGTTGATGAAACTTCCCCAAATCCTATAAATCCTACAATCATTCTTTCACCTAAGTTCATCAATATATGATTAATTCTTTAATAAAAACATGTCATTAACATTTACATTAATCATTTTAGCAGTAGCTGGACATTTAGCGCATGCTAAATAAAATACATCTTTATCAGATAAATCAATTTCTGTTAAGCCCTCAAAATTACCTAAACCTTTAGATATTATAAAATCAGAATTATCAAATATTTCTTTAAACTCATTAGATAATTCACAATATACTAATCCTACAGTATCTTCACCAGTACTTACAATATCTGCATATTCATCAAGACCAACTTCAATTGCATCTTCCATACATGCATCATTTACAATAGGTTTTTCTTTAACTGCAAGTGTAATATTAATATCATATTCTTTTATTTTTTCAAGAAGTAATTTATCAAAAACAATTTCTCCAGTATTATCCACTAAATATAAAACATTATCATATTTTTTTAATGCATCTTCTAATTTATCAACATCATTAATTTTTAAATCATTATCTAATGCATTTTCCATTAATGCTTTAATATCTTCATCTAATTGAAAAGCACCAAAATCTATCATATTTCCAATAATAGATATTTTAACATATGATTCAAGTGAACCATCTAATACCTTTTTAGCTTCAGGTAAAAATTCCAATGCCATTTCATTTGACAATACCTTCTGTGTTTTATATGGATCAAAAGAATTAGTCTTATTTTTAATTAATCTATGTATTTTAGAACCTAAATAATTAGAATTTGCTCCAACATAATATTCTTTAGACAATAATTCAAAAACATCTTCCATTAATGATACTTTTAAATTATCATCATCAGTTATTAAATCCATTGCCTCTCTTGCTTGACGTAAAAAACAAGGTGCACATTCATAATGAACTTTAATATTATCACCATTATCATATTTGTAATTATATAATAATAAAAATAATGGAAAAAATATTTTTTAATATCTAAAAGTAATAAGTCCCATAAAATTAAAAAAAATCCCTATAAAAAATATCTAAAAAATATAAAAGTACTAAAATTAATTAAAGAATTAAAAAATAGAGTTATACAGAAATTAATAATTAATCAAAGAATTAAAAAAATAATAAGATTATACAGAAATTAATAATCAAAAATTAATAATTAATTAGATTTTTTAAAATCTTCCTAATTTTAAAAAAAAAAGTTTTAAAATTTAATTTTCAAACAAAATAGCTTTTGCTATGAAAAAATAGAAATTTAAGAGACTAAAATTAAATTTAAGTAAATAAATTTTTATTAATTAAAAAAATTAAAAATAAGTAATTAACCACCATAAATAATTTGGATTAATTTAATTTCATCTCCATCTTGAATTTCAGTATCCTCTACAACAATATCGCCATTTTGTTTAGGAACAACAGTTTCTGAAGATAAATCTAAATCATCTAAAACATCTTGAATAGTTAAACCTTCTTTAAAATCTTTAGTTTCTTCTTTATTTTGAAATATTACAGTAAAACTCATAATAAAACTCCTATTTTTTATTCAAAAAAAGTAATAAATATAACTATAGTTATATTATATTTCTTTTTATTTATAATTAATTATTATTTATAAAAATCAAATTTGTTGAAATTCTCAAAATTTTTATAAATAAACTTTCTTAAAATTAATTTACAAGTATTAAATATTATTGAATTTTTATAAAAAATAGTTTTCAAGATATTATAAAAATCCAAAAAAATATTATAAAAAATTATTAAATATTAACTTTTTTACCTAATTCTTTTAAAAAAGTACAAGCCCTACATAATTTATTAGAAGAAGGTTCACCACAAATTTCACAATCACCATCATGATAATTTGGAGCATAATTTTCTTTAACAAGAGGTTTAAGTTTATCATAACCTTTTAATGTAGAGTACATAATAGTTGGATGATTTTTACTTAAATCTTTAAGAATATTAGCTACTTCCATTCTAAAAGACTCTTGAGCATAAGGACATCCTGCTAAATGAATCTCTAAACCTTTACAAAGAGCATATAAACCTACTTCTTTTTCAGGAATTTCTCTTAATGGTTTAATTTTAGGAGTAAATTTAGGGCTTTTTGAACTAGTAATAGCACCAAGAGAAGATAAATTATTGATATTTCCTTCTAAATAATTCATTAAAATAGCTTCAGACTCATCATCTAAATTATGACCTGTTGCAATTTTAGTTGCTCCAAATTTTCTAGCTTGACGATTAATAATCCAACGTCTAAAAACACCACAATAAGTACAAGATCCACGATGATTATCAATTTTCATAATTTCATCAAGATCTATATTAAAACAATCTTTAAATGATACAACTTCATGTTCAATTCCAAGACGTTTAGCATGATTTACTGCAATTCTTACTCCTTCATCTCTGTAACCTTTAATTCCTTCATCAATTGTAACAGCACATAAATCAATTACATGTCTTTTACGATAAGAATTTAAAATATCCAAAGTAACTACACTATCCTTACCACCAGATAATGCAACCATTACCTTATCTCCTTTTTCTATTAGATTTTCACGTCTTATTGTTTTTTGTACTTTCTTCTCAATACTCTTTATAAAACAATCATTACATAATGATTGACCAGATTGTTTACGTGTGATAACAACTTTTGGATTCCCACATTTTGTACATACTACCATAATATCACAATAAAAAATATAATAAATTTCTTAACTTAAATATAAAAAACTTTTTAAAAAGAGTTTCTTAATAAAATATTTAGAATTTAATAAATATTAGTCTATTAAACAAATTTAAAAATTTAATGAATAATAAATTAAAGATATTTTAATTTAATAAGAATATTATATATAATATTATCTTATATTAATAAAATTAGAAAAAATAAAAAGAAAAAATATTAATTCATATTTGCTACAAAATCAGCAAGCTGATTTAATGTATTAACTTCATATACTTGAGCACCTGCATCTCGATATAATGAAACACAACTATCTACAACATCCCATTTATACCTATCTTCAGGATTTAAAATAATAACCTTTTTAGCATCATGAGCCATCTTTCTTACTAAATCTACACTTGCAGGAATACCATCAACCTTAGGACCTGCCCAATCTCTACAATCTGAGAGAATAATAATATAAGTTTTATTTGATATTTTTACCTGACGCATAAATGATTTAAATGCAGAATACATATTAGATGTTCCATGAACCATAGCATTTTTCATACGCATATCTCTAATTGATACAAAAGATTCTAATAAATACTTAGATTTTAAAGCATCAGTTGTTTCAATAGTCTTATTATCAAATTCAAATGTTCTTGAATCTTTAAATGAAGATTGACAAGAATACATTAACATGAAAAACCAACTACTAATCCATTCACAAGAACCACTTATATCATCTAAGAATAAATGTTGATTTCTACGAGGACGAGGTTTAGCTTTAATTAAATCTAAAGTTGTACCACCATATTTAAGGTTAGTACGAATAGTTTTTCTAATATCAATTTTATTAGTATTTGATTTACTTTTACGTCTTGAACGTTTATTAGCAATACGTCTACCTAATTCTTGACATAATTCTAACATACGAGGATCAAAATCATTAAGCTTTGTTAAATCTTTATTTAATAATTCTGCATCTTTTTCAAGATTTTCATCAGATTCAACCATAGGTGGTGCACCCATAAGTTCCTCAAGAGATTTATTTTTCAAGTCATTATTATTTTTCTTCTTAGATTTAGCATTTTTAGGAATTTTTTTAATCCTCATTTTATTACTATGATTAAAATTATTTTTAGCAACTTTATTAGGATTAACTTTTTCAACCTCTTCTTTAGCAGGTTTTAAAGCAAAAGTTTCTTCAAATGCTTTATTAAATTTAGGAATGTCATATTTATTTTTAACATAAACCGATTTAAGAGCACTTTTTAATACTTTCCTATCAGAACCTTCTAATAAATCACATGTATCAAATGCAGTTTGAGTAGTACGAACACTAACATTTACTCCATTACTTCTTAAATC encodes the following:
- a CDS encoding DUF308 domain-containing protein; its protein translation is MKNELISIISIILGIILIIFPTFNYINSNTAIIGLSLLLMTVYLFIIGISESEYDTLKSILNTVIGFILLIISISIMFNPNLIASIIGIKEYITGIFLIIIGLISLIGNRDNKYGFYSGIIGIILGLIYIVIVVINLSNPILLGFLVGIWLLICGVLNFLNRY
- a CDS encoding vWA domain-containing protein, which gives rise to MVDINRIVNLSNDLRSNGVNVSVRTTQTAFDTCDLLEGSDRKVLKSALKSVYVKNKYDIPKFNKAFEETFALKPAKEEVEKVNPNKVAKNNFNHSNKMRIKKIPKNAKSKKKNNNDLKNKSLEELMGAPPMVESDENLEKDAELLNKDLTKLNDFDPRMLELCQELGRRIANKRSRRKSKSNTNKIDIRKTIRTNLKYGGTTLDLIKAKPRPRRNQHLFLDDISGSCEWISSWFFMLMYSCQSSFKDSRTFEFDNKTIETTDALKSKYLLESFVSIRDMRMKNAMVHGTSNMYSAFKSFMRQVKISNKTYIIILSDCRDWAGPKVDGIPASVDLVRKMAHDAKKVIILNPEDRYKWDVVDSCVSLYRDAGAQVYEVNTLNQLADFVANMN
- a CDS encoding NAD(P)-binding domain-containing protein, whose translation is MIVGFIGFGEVSSTLSNILSKNGVKTVTVVKGRSNKTQELAIKSNVQILDSYETLIKGSDIIISANSPFNAFKVAEKYADFIDDNIYIDLNNVSPDTTIKIANLFEKEQAIIEEDSKHKFFSKNIEKDLRNSFVDGAIIGKVSNNPPLILLSGSKAEDLAILNNYGLNVMVVSKIPGDVSTLKTLRSIYTKGVSALLMETVEIAKSFDLESQLFEILSMTEGEKFESKAKSRISNSYKNSKRKSEEIEEILNFLRNRFPNKKFIMTNASNKKFHSIKK
- a CDS encoding TIGR00269 family protein; the protein is MVVCTKCGNPKVVITRKQSGQSLCNDCFIKSIEKKVQKTIRRENLIEKGDKVMVALSGGKDSVVTLDILNSYRKRHVIDLCAVTIDEGIKGYRDEGVRIAVNHAKRLGIEHEVVSFKDCFNIDLDEIMKIDNHRGSCTYCGVFRRWIINRQARKFGATKIATGHNLDDESEAILMNYLEGNINNLSSLGAITSSKSPKFTPKIKPLREIPEKEVGLYALCKGLEIHLAGCPYAQESFRMEVANILKDLSKNHPTIMYSTLKGYDKLKPLVKENYAPNYHDGDCEICGEPSSNKLCRACTFLKELGKKVNI
- a CDS encoding damage-control phosphatase ARMT1 family protein, whose translation is MKVHYECAPCFLRQAREAMDLITDDDNLKVSLMEDVFELLSKEYYVGANSNYLGSKIHRLIKNKTNSFDPYKTQKVLSNEMALEFLPEAKKVLDGSLESYVKISIIGNMIDFGAFQLDEDIKALMENALDNDLKINDVDKLEDALKKYDNVLYLVDNTGEIVFDKLLLEKIKEYDINITLAVKEKPIVNDACMEDAIEVGLDEYADIVSTGEDTVGLVYCELSNEFKEIFDNSDFIISKGLGNFEGLTEIDLSDKDVFYLACAKCPATAKMINVNVNDMFLLKN
- the thiS gene encoding sulfur carrier protein ThiS — translated: MSFTVIFQNKEETKDFKEGLTIQDVLDDLDLSSETVVPKQNGDIVVEDTEIQDGDEIKLIQIIYGG